The following coding sequences are from one Oncorhynchus clarkii lewisi isolate Uvic-CL-2024 chromosome 20, UVic_Ocla_1.0, whole genome shotgun sequence window:
- the LOC139375930 gene encoding angiopoietin-related protein 4-like, with product MFSDWRGDSETIQYPIRLSGEESHYALHIQETSNSSLEGTLATEASGLHVSIHSQDNDQNNDISCAKHLSGGWWFSNCGRSNLNGRYFMSPPPKQRHQRKQGVFWKTWRGHYYPLKTTVMMIAPAVIENKS from the exons GGGTGATTCTGAGACCATCCAGTACCCCATCCGTCTGAGCGGGGAGGAGAGCCACTATGCCCTCCACATCCAAGAGACCTCTAACAGCAGCCTGGAGGGCACCCTGGCTACCGAGGCCTCCGGCCTGCACGTCTCCatccacagccaagacaatgaccAGAACAATGACATCAGCTGTGCCAAACACCTCTCTG GTGGCTGGTGGTTCAGCAACTGTGGACGTTCCAACCTGAACGGCCGCTACTTCATGAGCCCTCCTCCCAAGCAGAGGCATCAGAGGAAGCAGGGGGTCTTCTGGAAGACCTGGCGTGGCCACTACTATCCCCTGAAGACCACCGTCATGATGATCGCCCCCGCTGTGATCGAGAACAAGTCATAG